The following is a genomic window from Alkalispirochaeta americana.
TCCGCTTTCGCAGGAGGAGAATTTCCTCTGTAGCGGCCTCACACGCTCCCTCGGGGACCGTCTCCGGGGAGTTTCGGAACGCCTCTTGAGGAAATTCTGCCCCACCTTCTTCAGGACCGATCAAAACGCCTCCTTCAACTCTGGTATCCGACACTCCCAGTATCTGGAATTCTCCAGGGCAAAACAATAGTATTTAGTATAGTATGTAACAGGAATCGTCTCGCAAGGGAGTTGTCATGGCAAAAGCTCAATCGGTGCTGGAACGGTATTATTTCATTCCTTTCATCGCCACCGCCCTCATTGCAGGCCTCTCGCTGCTTCCCCAATACCAGGCCCTGGAGCGAGGAAGCTACGACATACTCCTGGGAATACGTCCTCCTGTTGAGGAGCGTCCGGAGTTCCTGCTCCTTAACGCCGACGATCTGGCAGTAGCCCAAGTGGGAATGTGGCCCTGGAGCCGGCACATCATGGCCGACGGACTGATCCTGATGCGAGAGTTTGACCTGAACTACGCCGTCTTCGATATCGAGTATGTCGACCGAAGTCCCCAGGGGGTGGACTCGCTCTTCCTGAACCAGGAGATCCCCCAGGCCTTCTCCCGGGAGTTTGAAGCCCTGGAAGATAATATCACGGCCCTCTTTGCGGCACTCCACCAGGGAGCCATCCCCCTGGATGAGGCCGAGGAATATATCTTTCAACTGGTTGATCTCTCCCGGGCCTCCCGGGAACGCCTGCTGGAAGAGGTTCGGTCCATCGCCCGGGACAACGATGAGTACCTGGGACAGGCAGCCCGGTTCTTCGGAAAAGCCTTCTTCACCACCACCATGCTCCCCGACGACGTGGGACTGGTTGCGGTGGGGGACGAGCACCGGCGGTTTATCCTGGACTCTATCTCCCTGGAAAACGTCACAGGCGATCTGGAACTCCTGCCCGAGGCCAGGGACATTCAGCCTGCCATCCCCCCCGTACTCCGCCGCGCTGCCGGGGCGGGGTTCCCCAACGTCCTGGTAGACCCCGACGGGGTCCGGCGCCGGGTCGATCTCCTGTCCCGCTATCAGGACCGCATTTTTGGCCAGCTTGCCTTCCGGCCTCTCCTCCACTGGCTGGGGAGTCCCGATATCGAGGTGGAGCCGAGGCGGATCATCTTGCGCGATGCCCGTCATCCCGATGGGGACCAGCGGGATATCACCATCCCCCTGAGCCACGATGGCAAAATGCTCGTGACCTGGCCACCCAAACGGTACGATCAGAGCTTTCGCCACCTCTCGTTCAACGATCTCTACGTGCACGGGCTCCTCGAGCAGGATCTGACAGCAAATCTTGAAGCCATGGATGGGGCAGGGTTTCTCCAGTTTGGCGAGTCCGGCCCGGATCTCCTGCCGGCCTACCGCTACGCCGAAAAGCTGCGCGAAGAAGGCCTCGTCACGGGAGATCCCGAGGTGATCGAGGAATATTATGAGGTCCGGGCCTTTTTCTTTGAAGCTCTGAAGGCCTTCCTGGCCGGAGACGCCGAGGAGACGCTCCAGGGCGAACTGCAACGGATCATCGCACACCCGGACACGCCCGGAGCACTTCGAGAGACCTACCGCGAGGTCCAGGAGGATGTGGAAGCCTTCTTTACCGCCTCCCGCGACATATGGCGACGGCTCCAGGAGATCCGGGAACGGCTGGGACGGGAACTCTCCGGCTCCTTCGCTGTTTTGGGCCACACCAGTATCTCCACCACTGATATCGGGGTGAACCCCTTTGACGGCCAGTACATCAACGTTGGCCTTCACCCCTCAGTAGCGAACACCATTCTCACAGAAGACTTCCTGCGGGAGGCCCCGCCCTGGCACAGCCTGGTTGCAGCGATTCTTCTCAGCCTTGTCGCAGCCCGCCTTATTCGCGATGTGAAACCCCTTCAGGCGGCAGGAATCGGCGTTGGCCTGCTGGTTGCCATAGTGGCCGTGGGAACGGGTCTCTTTGTCGGGCTGGGCTGGTACATCGCTACAATCACCCCCCTGCTGGCGGTTTTCCTCACCTCCGTAGCGATCTCGCTGGCCAAGTTCCTGAAAGCCGAGGGCGAAAAAAGTTTCTATCTCTCGGCCTTTTCCCGCTACCTCTCGGCCGATGTGATCGACCAGATCATCGAAGACCCGGAGCGGCTCAAGCTGGGCGGCGACAGCAAGGAGCTGACAGCAATCTTCACCGACGTAAAGGGCTTCTCTACCATCGCCGAGCAGATGACTCCGGCCGATCTGGTAAAGCTCCTGAACGAATATCTCACCGCCATGAGCGATATCATCCTGGGCCTCTACGGCACTATCGACAAGTACGAGGGCGACGCGATTATCGCTTTTTTTGGAGCTCCCCTGGACCAGGACGATCACACCTGGCGTGCCTGCGCTGCGGCGGTACGCATGAAGGCGATCGAGCGGGAACTGAACCCCCGCTTTCTCGAGTCGGGGCTGGCCCCGGGCGAGCTTCTCACCCGGGTGGGGATCAATGCCGGCGAGATGGTAGTAGGGAACATGGGAACGCCCAAGAAAATGGACTACACCATCATGGGCCACGCCGTGAACCTGGCGGCCCGGCTTGAGGGGGTCAACAAGCAGTACGGCACCTGGACGCTCACCACGGAGCGAACCATCGGCGCAGCCGGTCTCGATGCCTTCCTGGCACGCCGTCTGGACCGCGTGAGAGTGGTGGGGGTTCATGAACCGATCCGACTCTACGAGATTATCACCGAGAGCAGCACTGCCCGGGAGGAGGAGCGGGAACTGGCGGATATCTTTCTCCAGGGGCTCACCCTTTTCGAGGAACGAGACTTCACAGGGGCGTCAAAATACTTTCGGGAGGCGAAAAAGCGAGCTCCCCAGGATGGGCCGTCCACGGTCTACCTGGAACGATGTGCAAAATACCAGAAAACTCCCCCGGCAGAAACCTGGGACGGTGTGTATAACCTCACCAGCAAGTAGATCAGACCGGGCCGGCTTCTAACCAGAGGAGAACTCCTCACCGGGAAGCCGGATCACCACCTCACCCCGGGCCGCCATGGTCCGCACAAGGCGCACAAAATCACCGGTTACACGGTCCACATCGCGGCGGCGCATCGGCCCCAGCGATTCCCGGTGAAGCTCCACCATTTCCCGTCGGCGATCGCTCATGTTTGCCAGGAGCCGTTCGGCCAAATCTGGTCGTTTCCCTTTCAGGATCACCGAAATATCCTGATCGTCCACACTCTGGAGGATCTTCTGCAGATCCCGATCGGAGAGGTACGCAATGTCCTCCAGACTGGTCATGTGCGTTCTGACCTTCTCGGCCAGATCCTGGTCGGTATCGTCCAGGGATGCCAGAATGCGATCCCCCGACGAGAGGTCCATGTACCGGAGAATCTCGGCCAGCCGTTCTTCCCCGGCAATCTCCTCGCCCTGGGGCGTGCCCAGCGATTCCAGGCGAGCCCGCAACCGCTCTTCCACCGTTTCCAGGATGCCCCCCTCCACCCGGCCCAGGGAGGACACTCGTCGCACCACCTCGATCTTCAGTCCCGGATCAAGGGCCTCAAGAAGGCGAGCCGCCGCTGCTTCGGGCATATGAGCCACCAGAATTGCCACCACCGCCGGAGATTCCCGGCGCAACAGCGCCGCCAGTTGCTTGCCCTCCACATCCTGCAGGAAGGCAAACCGGTGAGGCCGTTCTTCCGGCAGGAGCTCGTAGAAACGGCGGTCTCCCTCGTCCTGGCCAAAGGCGCGGACCAGGATCTCCCGGGCCGTCTCGGGGCCAGATCGGGCTTCGCGGCGCGGGGCGGCTGCTGTGGAACCGAATCGGGCAAGAACTTTCCGGGCTTCCCGGGGCGAGATAGGCCCCAGATGGGCCATCGCCTCAAGAATCTGCTCCGCCTCAGCCGGTTTCATGCTCCGCAAAACCCGGGCAGCCTCTTCGCGCCCCATAAGAGCAAGGAAAACCGCCGCCTGACGGAGCTGCGACGACTCTTTCGGGGAAGAGGCACCACCGGAAGGAGCCTCACCGGAAGAGGCATCACCGGAAGGCGGGGCCGGTCTGGAGGTGTCTCCGGGCGGAGACCGGCGGGTACGAGGCTCCTCGGGGGGAGCGGTATCTTTCATCAGCCCCTGGATCTTCCGGTACGCTCCAGCGGCACGGCGGTATTCTTCCATCCCTGTACCTTTCTACAATACCTTTCTGCAAACCCGTCTGGGGGGAAACTCGCGTTCTCTTGCCTCCGGGAGCACTCCCGGGATGGCCCTCCCGGGTATGATGCGGCACATTGGGAGCAAGGTCAACTGCAAAAAACAGGCCAGAAACGATTGACACCAACCAGCCACTCTGGTATAACTACACCCGTTCAGAGCGTGCCGCTGTAGCTCAGTCGGTAGAGCAGTGGACTGAAAATCCACGTGTCGACGGTTCAATTCCGTCCGGCGGCACCTAAAAGGCCTCCCTTCGGGGAGGCCTTTTTTGTTCTGCCCGCTAGTTCCTGTGTTCTATTTCCTGTCCTGTCCCGCGCGCTCCAGAATGAATCGTCCCACCAGGGACTGAACCTCTTCAATACGCTCGCCGGTCTTTCCGCTCAAACCATCCACGGCGGTAACAGCTCCCTGAATCTCTCCGGCACCAACCTGCATCTCCTCCATCCCCTGCCGAAGGTGCCGGGTAATCTCGTCGATCCGCACCATCTCATCCAGCATGGTTGTACTGGCGTTGCGGATCTCGCCGGAGCCGGACCGGACAGAATCGGTCACCCGGGAAATCTCTCCCAGGGCCTGCAGAATCTGGGTACTCCCAGCGCTCTGCTCCTCCATGGCGTTCCTGATCTGCCGCTCGTTCTGGCCCACCTCATCAATAAGACGCTGAAC
Proteins encoded in this region:
- a CDS encoding CHASE2 domain-containing protein, producing the protein MAKAQSVLERYYFIPFIATALIAGLSLLPQYQALERGSYDILLGIRPPVEERPEFLLLNADDLAVAQVGMWPWSRHIMADGLILMREFDLNYAVFDIEYVDRSPQGVDSLFLNQEIPQAFSREFEALEDNITALFAALHQGAIPLDEAEEYIFQLVDLSRASRERLLEEVRSIARDNDEYLGQAARFFGKAFFTTTMLPDDVGLVAVGDEHRRFILDSISLENVTGDLELLPEARDIQPAIPPVLRRAAGAGFPNVLVDPDGVRRRVDLLSRYQDRIFGQLAFRPLLHWLGSPDIEVEPRRIILRDARHPDGDQRDITIPLSHDGKMLVTWPPKRYDQSFRHLSFNDLYVHGLLEQDLTANLEAMDGAGFLQFGESGPDLLPAYRYAEKLREEGLVTGDPEVIEEYYEVRAFFFEALKAFLAGDAEETLQGELQRIIAHPDTPGALRETYREVQEDVEAFFTASRDIWRRLQEIRERLGRELSGSFAVLGHTSISTTDIGVNPFDGQYINVGLHPSVANTILTEDFLREAPPWHSLVAAILLSLVAARLIRDVKPLQAAGIGVGLLVAIVAVGTGLFVGLGWYIATITPLLAVFLTSVAISLAKFLKAEGEKSFYLSAFSRYLSADVIDQIIEDPERLKLGGDSKELTAIFTDVKGFSTIAEQMTPADLVKLLNEYLTAMSDIILGLYGTIDKYEGDAIIAFFGAPLDQDDHTWRACAAAVRMKAIERELNPRFLESGLAPGELLTRVGINAGEMVVGNMGTPKKMDYTIMGHAVNLAARLEGVNKQYGTWTLTTERTIGAAGLDAFLARRLDRVRVVGVHEPIRLYEIITESSTAREEERELADIFLQGLTLFEERDFTGASKYFREAKKRAPQDGPSTVYLERCAKYQKTPPAETWDGVYNLTSK
- a CDS encoding flagellar motor switch protein FliG; this encodes MEEYRRAAGAYRKIQGLMKDTAPPEEPRTRRSPPGDTSRPAPPSGDASSGEAPSGGASSPKESSQLRQAAVFLALMGREEAARVLRSMKPAEAEQILEAMAHLGPISPREARKVLARFGSTAAAPRREARSGPETAREILVRAFGQDEGDRRFYELLPEERPHRFAFLQDVEGKQLAALLRRESPAVVAILVAHMPEAAAARLLEALDPGLKIEVVRRVSSLGRVEGGILETVEERLRARLESLGTPQGEEIAGEERLAEILRYMDLSSGDRILASLDDTDQDLAEKVRTHMTSLEDIAYLSDRDLQKILQSVDDQDISVILKGKRPDLAERLLANMSDRRREMVELHRESLGPMRRRDVDRVTGDFVRLVRTMAARGEVVIRLPGEEFSSG